Part of the Ficedula albicollis isolate OC2 chromosome 6, FicAlb1.5, whole genome shotgun sequence genome is shown below.
ATTCTCAGCTTCATGGCCAAAATGGCCAGGAGCCCTTTCCTAAGGTGGGATCCAGCCATCCTGCAGCAGAAGGCATCTCACAGTCTTCACCTGACACCATTTccctgcaggaggggacagtgtgCCTAGTGCTGGTTAGACTGGGGTGTGTCACAGCCCAGCCACCAGCAGTGGAGCCCTACCTCAGTGCTATGCCAGGtccttccagcagcaccccaTAATCACGGGAGATCTTTTTGGTGAGGTCCGACAGAACTGGAATATTCATTTTGCCCAAACCGCCGCTCTAGAGAACAGAGTAAGATTCCACTTGGTTACAAAAAGCTCCATGGGATCatccttcctgagctgctggactCCATGTCCTTGAGGGCACAGTAACAGAACACGACCACAGCATCTTCTCCATGAAAACAACCAAGTGTGTGCAGTGTTGCTTgggtttgctttctttgtttgttttgaagtaGTCAGTTTGTTTCTTTAGAAAGCCAAAATTACTTTTGCACCGAGCATTTTAGAATTGCTTATTTTGGTGGTAAGAGGCAACAGTCATAAATTTTCACAAAAACTTCCTTTGTATCCTATTCAGAAGCTTTGAATAGAAAAAATTATACTACATATTTAAGTGTTCAGAATTAAATAGGATGAAAACatggtggggagggaagggaaacaAACGTGAACAAACTAACTTTGGAGCACACATCTGAGGAGGAAcaactgagggagctgaggatATCtggcctggagaaaaggaggctcagaggtggctttatcactctctacagctacTTAAAAGTGGGTGTAGCCAAGTGGGGTTaagcctcttctcccagaagggacagaacaagaggaaatggcatcaaattgcaccaggggaggtttataGGAAATACTatcaaaaatttcttcacataAAGGACTGTCAGGCATTGAAACAGGCTTCTCAggtcatgggaaaaaaaaatgtggatgtggcacttgaggagATAGTTATTGGTGAAcatggtgatggtggtggtgagTTAGACTTCATGGTcctagaggtcttttccaacctgaacaatTCTGTGATTGCAAACACAATGCTCCTACCAGCATACTAAATATGTCAGAGTTCTGCTGCTCCATTCagtgcactttttttttttgttttgcctccCACAAATCCATTTAAATACTATTTGAAGAGTcatacaagatttttttcagttttgccaCATATTGAGACTGCAAGAGAGATAAGCTAACCTTGAAACAAGGCTGGAATTTGTTGGCTTTGCTATTCTTGGCATCATCAGTGAATCACTGTGTAATCTCAGCCACTCAGACCCTGATCCTGCAAACACTTGTCTGCAACAGAGCTCCCTACACAGAGAAACCAAGgcttcagcttctctgggtgtcagtttcctgcctgtgccaccatGGAATTCTTTCCACCCTGTTCAGGGTGTTTtgagttggactcgatgatccttgtgggtcccttccaactcagaacaGTCTGTGCATCTGTAAAACACTATGTGCATGACTGACATACCCTGAACACCTTTGGGATAAAGCTGTGAAAACAGGCCACAGTCACAGTGCTGAGCTTTGAACAAAGcatgcagaaaagaaataccCTTGACAGGCTCAGCCAAGGTGTATTAACTCCAGCAAAgtctcctccctcccctgcatGTCTCAGTGGTGCCAGAAGACACCCAGCCTGCAGGACTACTGCACACTGCTATCCACACAGGCTGGGAGTGatggcacaggcactgctgcaccTTCCTGGGACACTCGTGGTTCTCTAAAACTACCTAAACCAGGGAGATGCTTTGTGTCATCAAAAGCAGGTATCTTTATACACACCTGAAAGAGGCTCCTCTCCAGGAAAAGGCTGTCTTCATCACTTTCCTTTCCTAAAGAAAGCCAGTAACCTCCACTTGTACTGCAAGAGTGGAACCCTTTCAGCAAGTGAGTTAATGATACAAGTGTTCCAATAAACTGGTGGTTCCTTTGCTTCCAACCTGAAGCCACCACTGTTGGGTAATCCTCAACAGTAACTACtgaacagctgctgctccttttctgtAATAGTTTTTGTGCATTATCAGCTGTCACAGGCACTTTGGGACAGTGACATGTAAACTGAGCATTTGTCTTTTGAGATAAGTGTACAAGGATGCAATGTCACCAATAACTCATCACAGCAAAACAagttaaaaacccaaaccaattaattaagagaaagagaaagaaaacaaaagtcagAGGTCAGAATTATGTCATCAAATGTAGAAGTTGACTGCATACAACTTtaggaaattattaaaaatcagcattGGCACAATTATTTATTCAACTCCTCCTCTCTGGAACTCTTgtgaaaagaaaccaaaccatcAGAGAAAGCCCTAAAAAGATACTTCATCCCTACCTTTCGTGGCGTGTTTATCCAGGCCAGATGAGTAAAATGAGAGTCCACTGAAACTGCCACCACGTCACAGTTCACGTCACGAAATTCATTCGCTTTGTTGCTAAAAGCCACAATTTCCGTGGGGCAGACAAAGGTGCTGGTGGGAAGACAGATCAGGCTGTAATAATTCTGCTATATTCTCTAAGACTCTCATGTGTGTTTCTAGGCACTAAGGCAGCAGAGGGTTTTCTTTAGACTAGTAATTTTAGCCATGTTTCCTGGTCATGATTAGTTTCAGTCTCAAACCAACAGTCACAGCCACACAGCTGGGGCACCAGTTACCTTCTCTGAGTTCTAGACAGATTCCTTACAAAGATGGAAAATCCGTCCCTGCTAGAGATTCTCCATATAGTTTTTGGAGACTATAGCAGAAAGATCTGCAGGTTAAACCGTTCTCCATGTGCCCACATGCACCAGGATGCTCTTGGCAATTCAAGGCTTCTGAGCAGACTGACCCCCATCCTATCACCTTGGATACACCAAGTTTTGCCTTGGATACATGTACCTGCAGTTCGGCTGGCCTTGCTGCTTCAAGGACAGTCTCCAAGGCAGCTGCAAACTGCAAGGAAATGCCCTCACCCCTGGATCTGACTGTAACAGGaaccacaggcagctcctgatGCAGTCCCTGCGCTGGGAGATGCTCCCCAGCCGCCCTACTCACTGCTTTAACACACAACGGCCATGTGCCCTCAATGTCACCAGCCACGCTCTAGGAACAGGCACATCTGCTCTGCAAGACTGGCCCAAATCGGGCACAACCAGAACGGCCTGCAGCGCTGGTGATGACCTTCAGCAGGGCAGAAGGCCCGTCGGGCAGGGGACAAACCCGCACTCACAAATCCAGGGGGTAGAAGAAGAGAACCAGGTATCTCCCCTTGAAATCATCCAGGCTCAGCTCCTTGAACTCCCCGTTAACGACGGCCGTTCCCTTGAAGGCCGGGGCGTGCTGGGTCACGGCGGCGGCGAGCCGCGCGGAGCCTGCGGAGGGGACAAGGCAGAGCTGCGGGCCGGCCCCGGGGCGCTGCCGGGCCGCGGCCCCCGCAcaccctgcccccccccccccccccccccccccccccccccccccccccccccccccccccccccccccccccccccccccccccccccccccccccccccccccccccccccccccccccccccccccccccccccccccccccccccccccccccccccccccccccccccccccccccccccccccccccccccccccccccccccccccccccccccccccccccccccccccccccccccccccccccccccccccccccccccccccccccccccccccccccccccccccccccccccccccccccccccccccccccccccccccccccccccccccccccccccccccccccccccccccccccccccccccccccccccccccccccccccccccccccccccccccccccccccccccccccccccccccccccccccccccccccccccccccccccccccccccccccccccccccccccggccgggcgGAGCGGCGCGCCCCCCGTCCCGCACCCACCGCGGCGCGGAGCAGCCTCCCCAGCGCGGCGGCCATGTCGAGCGGGGCGGAGCGCGGCGGAGCGGGGCGGGAACCGGCGGCGGCCGAGAGGGACGGGCGGGCACGGAACGCGGGATCGATcgggctgggaaaggctgccGGCACCGGGGAGCTCAACCTTTGGTCCGCCAGCGGGCCAACCGGACCGTGGCACGGAGGGGCGCGTTCAGTCTTTCCTTGGAGACttccagggacggtgactccaccacGTCCCCGGGTGGCGCATTCCGATTTCTAATCACCTTTTCTGAAGAATTCCTCGTAATGTCCGACCTAAACCTCCCCATGCACAGCTTGAGCCATGTCCTCTTGCCAGTTGTtactggggagcagagcccgagcccgacccctcctgtcagggagctgtgctgagttCTAAGTTctgccctgagcctcctccagctgagcacccccagctccctcacctgcccctcttgtgctccagccccttccccggCTCCGTTCCCgtctctggacctgctccagcccctcagtgtccctgcagagctgcgGGACACAGCACTGGACACAGCGCCCGAGGTGCGGCCTCAGCGGTGCcgtgtgctggtgctgtgcgCGGGCTGAGCCCCTCGGCCCGGCCTCGCAGCTCTGATACAGCCCCGCTTGTGCTCACAAACCTTCCACAGACGCGCCTACAATTGGCTCTGACCGTGTTGAACTCGCTCTGATCATAGctacagagtcacagaatattGTCGGTCGGAAGGAATTCACAAGGGTCAtcaaagcagctcctggccctgcacaggacaccgcaagagtcacaccatgtgcctgagagcgaTGGCCAAAcgcttctccagctctgtcaggcttggtgctgtacccacttccctggggagctcgTTCCAGCTCCCAATCACTCTCTATTTTCCCTAAAACCTGGTGGTTTTTCTAATATacaacctaaacctcccctgactcaaCTTCAGGCCGTTTCCTCGGGTCCTGGCATTGATCTCCACGGAGCAAAGATCGGTGTctgtcctttctcttcttctcaCAAAGAAGTTGTAGACTGCAATGTTTTGTCCCcccagtctcctccaggctgaacacaccaggtgccctcagccactcctcattCAGCATCCCCTCAAAGTCCTTCaccatctctgcagctcctggcatcTTCCTTTGTGTTCCTTCATCTAAACACTTAAACCAAGCTGAACCCAGTTTCTCTTCTGGGTTTTAGTAATTTCTGCTTTCGTATATTTATTAATATCCATGACATTTTAGAAAGGGCAGACTTTGTGAACtagagaagagcctggctctgctaGCAGGATAAGCTCTGCCATCAGCACCGGGGGGCAAACCAAAGGCAGCCAGAGCAATGTCAGCTACCCCTGGGATGAGCTCAATGAATGCTAAATCGGCACTTCTGAACTTATTCCTGGTGCTGATCCATCTGCATGATCCAGTCACCTCTGAAACAGTGAACCCTCTGAGCCTTCAAAAGAGGGAGGATTGTGTTCAACCTGCCTGTTAGGATTGATAACTGGCTGGTATTAACTCTCTACTATGACTAGGAATTGTTTGGGCCAGTATTAGTTGATGTTGTCCAGAAGCGTGCTGAGAGCTTTCTGGGCATTAACGTCATGGCAAATTTCAGTCACTGGCACCTTGAATTTATTAATCCAGATGTAGCCAATGACAGCTGGAAATAAGGCTCTGAAaatcttctcaaaaaaaaagtaattcctAGCAGAGCAGCCAGAATAATGTTATCTACTCAAAACATGAAAGTGGAAGTGAGTAAACAATTTGTATATGAGAAGGTGTGTCAGGTGGAGTGTAGGTGAGCTGTGCCCTAGTCTGCAGCCTTGGATTAGGAGAGGGAAGGGGTGATTGTGGAGATTGTGACCAGGGAGGGGGTGTGGGAGGTGTTTGTGCCACTGCTGAGGGCTgcaagcagagcaggcagcagtgaagCCGAGCCTGGCACACCTGTGGAGCAGCGCTGTACGTGAGAGCAGCAGAACCATCAGCCATTACCTGGGCTGATTCttttcagagcagtgcaggaTGGCATGACTGCATTTGTGCCTGAAACCTGGCACATGCCCTCGGCAACAGAGATGTactctggggctgggcagcaaaTTGTGTGCCTAGGGGTGGCTGGGTTCCTTtccctcagctgcaggagctgcattGTGGCATCCAGAAAAGGGCTATTGCTCGGATTTCCTGAGGATGGCTGTCTCATCCACAGATGATTATTCACAAAACTTCTAAGTTGATGTATTCTAAACCAATGCCCTTCCCCCCATCCCCGGAAAgttatatttgtttaaaactcTTTGTTTAAACTCTTGGCTTGCAGGTGGGGAAATATTGCTC
Proteins encoded:
- the PRDX3 gene encoding thioredoxin-dependent peroxide reductase, mitochondrial; its protein translation is MAAALGRLLRAAVGAGCAGAAARQRPGAGPQLCLVPSAGSARLAAAVTQHAPAFKGTAVVNGEFKELSLDDFKGRYLVLFFYPLDFTFVCPTEIVAFSNKANEFRDVNCDVVAVSVDSHFTHLAWINTPRKSGGLGKMNIPVLSDLTKKISRDYGVLLEGPGIALRGLFIIDPNGIIKHLSINDLPVGRSVDETLRLVKAFQFVETHGEVCPANWTPNSPTIKPSPEGSKEYFEKVNK